The following coding sequences are from one Saprospiraceae bacterium window:
- a CDS encoding ketoacyl-ACP synthase III yields the protein MNSTIMNTKTKVAGLGYYVPERIVKNSDLEAIMDTTDAWIIERTGIQERRYGNPHLETTTTMAARAAEIAIQRAGLEKEEIDFIIFATLSPDYFFPGCGVLLQRELKMTGVECGALDIRNQCSGFIYGLSIADQFIKTGQYKNILLVGAEMHSMGLDFTTRGRNVTVIFGDGAGAVVLQPTREEGGILTTHLHADGTHAEELAFINPGCHGGYHLGKERFGYPEQEYGGIFLTEKMWEDQDIFPNMNGQLVFKTAITKFPEVIEEALNKTSFTKSDIDLLVPHQANLRISQFVQKKLGLKDEQVWNNIQRYGNTTAASIPIALAEAWEAGKVHKGNLVCLAAFGSGFTWGSALIKWL from the coding sequence ATGAATTCTACAATTATGAATACAAAAACCAAAGTGGCCGGATTGGGATATTATGTTCCTGAAAGAATTGTAAAGAACAGTGATCTCGAAGCTATCATGGATACAACTGATGCTTGGATAATAGAGCGTACAGGAATTCAGGAAAGAAGGTATGGCAACCCACATCTGGAGACCACAACAACCATGGCAGCAAGAGCTGCTGAAATTGCCATTCAAAGAGCTGGTCTTGAGAAAGAGGAGATAGATTTTATCATTTTCGCAACTTTAAGTCCTGATTATTTTTTTCCCGGATGTGGCGTTTTGCTGCAGCGCGAGCTTAAAATGACAGGCGTTGAATGTGGTGCATTGGACATTAGAAATCAGTGTTCTGGTTTTATATACGGGTTGTCCATTGCAGACCAGTTCATCAAAACCGGACAATACAAGAATATATTGTTGGTAGGGGCAGAAATGCATTCTATGGGTTTGGATTTTACCACGAGAGGGCGTAATGTTACCGTGATTTTTGGTGATGGTGCAGGAGCGGTTGTGTTGCAACCGACAAGAGAAGAAGGTGGCATCCTTACTACTCATTTACATGCCGATGGTACTCATGCTGAAGAATTAGCTTTTATTAATCCGGGTTGTCATGGCGGTTATCACTTGGGTAAAGAAAGGTTTGGTTATCCTGAACAAGAATACGGCGGGATTTTTCTGACCGAAAAAATGTGGGAAGATCAGGACATTTTTCCCAATATGAATGGTCAATTGGTTTTTAAAACTGCAATAACCAAGTTTCCTGAGGTCATTGAGGAGGCATTGAACAAAACATCCTTTACTAAATCAGATATTGATCTTCTGGTGCCGCATCAAGCCAACCTTCGAATCAGTCAGTTCGTTCAAAAGAAACTTGGCTTGAAAGATGAACAGGTGTGGAACAATATTCAGAGATATGGTAACACAACGGCAGCATCCATACCGATTGCACTTGCTGAGGCTTGGGAAGCCGGAAAAGTTCATAAAGGAAATTTAGTTTGTTTGGCTGCCTTTGGCAGTGGTTTCACATGGGGATCGGCATTGATAAAATGGTTATGA
- a CDS encoding asparagine synthetase B, translating to MLKYSAVGLIFLYSITLSASYMLLPMDLKQKDHLKAYGICYWVISNQVEAYWLLNYRGGSFAFPNTRTFEKECITRGVSYEIISDAEFDRIRLEISDPEINQEVMKLEKVPKIAVYTPEFNERGERIQPWDDAVTLALTYAEIPFDKIYDKEIVTGMLAKYDWLHLHHEDFTGQYGRFYANYHNQEWYQENQKRQERLAAELGFEKVSQLKLAVAKSIKLYVGGGGFMFAMCSATDSYDIALSAEGLDICAQYFDGDAADLSAGSKLDFLKTFAFRDFTLVDNPLEYEFSSIDNTRFRRISPDNDYFNLFDFSAKWDPVPTMLTQNHTRTVKGFMGQTTAFRKEFVKPDVLILGDTKAADEVRYIHGTFGYGTWTFYAGHDPEDYQHQVGDPPTDLSLHPNSPGYRLILNNVLFPAAKKKEKKT from the coding sequence CTGCTAAAATATAGCGCAGTTGGACTGATATTTTTGTACAGCATAACTTTATCCGCTTCGTATATGCTTTTACCCATGGATCTTAAGCAAAAGGATCATTTGAAAGCTTATGGTATTTGTTATTGGGTAATTTCTAATCAAGTTGAGGCATACTGGTTACTGAATTACCGAGGGGGAAGTTTTGCTTTTCCAAACACACGTACATTTGAAAAGGAATGTATCACCAGAGGAGTGAGTTATGAAATCATCTCCGACGCTGAGTTTGATCGAATTCGACTTGAGATTTCTGACCCTGAAATCAATCAGGAGGTAATGAAATTGGAAAAAGTACCGAAAATCGCTGTTTATACACCGGAATTCAACGAGAGGGGGGAGCGGATTCAACCATGGGATGATGCTGTAACTCTTGCCCTTACCTATGCAGAAATCCCATTCGATAAAATATATGACAAGGAGATTGTCACTGGGATGCTTGCGAAGTATGATTGGTTGCATCTACATCATGAAGATTTTACAGGTCAATATGGGCGATTTTATGCAAACTATCACAATCAGGAGTGGTACCAAGAGAATCAAAAAAGGCAAGAGCGTCTTGCTGCTGAACTAGGATTTGAAAAAGTATCTCAACTGAAATTGGCGGTTGCTAAAAGTATAAAATTATATGTAGGAGGAGGAGGCTTCATGTTTGCTATGTGTTCTGCTACGGATTCCTATGATATCGCTCTTTCAGCAGAAGGATTGGATATTTGTGCACAATACTTTGATGGTGACGCAGCTGATTTGAGCGCAGGTTCAAAGCTTGACTTTTTGAAAACATTCGCTTTCAGGGATTTTACTTTAGTGGATAATCCATTGGAATACGAATTTTCTTCAATAGATAATACCAGATTCAGGAGGATAAGTCCAGATAACGATTACTTTAATTTATTTGACTTTTCAGCCAAATGGGACCCCGTTCCTACTATGTTGACCCAGAATCACACCCGAACAGTGAAAGGATTTATGGGACAAACCACTGCATTTAGAAAAGAATTCGTGAAGCCGGATGTGCTTATTTTAGGTGACACAAAGGCAGCTGATGAAGTAAGGTATATACATGGTACATTTGGTTACGGTACCTGGACATTTTATGCTGGACATGATCCTGAAGATTATCAGCATCAGGTAGGTGATCCGCCTACGGATCTGAGCCTACATCCGAATTCTCCGGGGTATAGACTCATTTTGAATAATGTCTTGTTTCCGGCTGCTAAAAAGAAAGAAAAGAAAACCTGA
- the lepA gene encoding elongation factor 4, whose translation MDLIRNFCVIAHIDHGKSTLSDRLLEYTKTIAERDMQAQALDDMDIERERGITIKAHAIQLNYEHTDRKKYTFNLIDTPGHVDFSYEVSRSIAACEGALLLVDATQGIQAQTISNLYLAIEHDLEIIPVLNKIDMESAMIDEVSEQIIDLIGCNKEDIILASGKTGIGVPELMAAIVNRIPSPKGDPAAPLQALIFDSVFNSFRGIIVYYRILNGLLKKGDKVKFFNTGKEYEAEEVGILKMNLLPKSQIECGDVGYIITGIKEAKEVKVGDTLTLSANPCREEIKGFEDVKPMVFAGIYPIENEYFEDLRDSLEKLQLNDSSLVYEPETSIALGFGFRCGFLGMLHLEIIQERLSREFNQEVITTVPNVSYKARTTSGEDLVIHTPNDLPEPNHIEFVEEPYIKAQIITKPEYIGTIIKLCMDKRGVLMKQDYLTTERVELQFEMPLAEIVFDFYDRLKSSTRGYASFDYHPIDYRKSDIIKMDMKLNGDNVDALTALVHRTKAESVGRRMCEKLKELLPKHQFVIAIQAAIGGKIIARETISAMRKDVTAKCYGGDISRKRKLLEKQKEGKKKMRQIGSVEVPQKAFLDVLKLND comes from the coding sequence ATGGATTTGATTAGAAATTTTTGTGTCATAGCACACATTGATCACGGCAAAAGTACTTTGTCGGATAGATTACTGGAATATACTAAGACTATTGCTGAGCGTGATATGCAGGCACAAGCTCTGGATGATATGGATATTGAAAGGGAAAGGGGAATTACTATAAAAGCCCATGCAATTCAGTTGAACTACGAACATACTGACCGAAAAAAGTATACCTTCAATCTCATTGATACTCCTGGCCATGTGGACTTTTCTTATGAAGTCAGCCGCTCTATTGCTGCTTGTGAAGGAGCACTACTTTTGGTAGATGCAACGCAGGGAATACAAGCTCAGACGATTTCAAATTTATACTTAGCCATAGAGCACGACCTTGAAATCATACCTGTGCTTAATAAAATTGACATGGAGAGCGCAATGATTGATGAAGTCTCTGAGCAAATTATTGATCTGATAGGTTGTAATAAAGAAGATATCATTCTCGCAAGTGGAAAAACGGGAATTGGTGTACCAGAATTGATGGCAGCTATTGTCAATAGAATTCCATCACCTAAAGGTGACCCGGCAGCACCACTTCAAGCTCTTATTTTTGACTCGGTATTTAATTCTTTCCGAGGCATTATTGTCTATTACAGGATATTGAATGGTTTGTTGAAAAAAGGAGATAAAGTCAAGTTTTTCAATACAGGCAAGGAGTATGAAGCTGAAGAAGTCGGTATTTTGAAAATGAATTTGCTTCCTAAGTCTCAAATTGAATGCGGTGATGTAGGGTATATTATTACAGGTATTAAAGAGGCAAAAGAAGTTAAAGTGGGGGATACACTTACCCTTTCTGCAAATCCTTGTCGCGAAGAAATTAAAGGATTTGAAGACGTCAAGCCCATGGTATTCGCCGGAATTTATCCAATTGAAAATGAGTATTTCGAAGACTTGAGAGACAGTCTCGAAAAACTGCAACTCAATGATAGCTCCCTTGTATATGAGCCAGAAACTTCCATTGCACTGGGTTTTGGATTCAGGTGTGGATTTCTTGGGATGTTGCACCTGGAGATTATACAGGAGCGCTTGTCGAGGGAATTCAATCAAGAAGTGATTACTACTGTACCCAACGTATCTTACAAAGCTAGGACAACGAGCGGTGAAGATCTGGTGATCCATACGCCTAATGATCTTCCTGAACCCAACCACATTGAGTTTGTCGAAGAACCATATATCAAAGCTCAAATTATTACAAAACCAGAATACATCGGCACCATTATCAAACTTTGTATGGATAAAAGGGGTGTTCTGATGAAACAGGATTATCTGACTACGGAGCGTGTTGAACTCCAATTTGAGATGCCACTTGCAGAGATTGTTTTTGATTTTTACGATCGACTGAAATCTTCGACAAGAGGTTACGCTTCATTTGATTACCATCCAATAGATTATAGGAAATCTGATATTATCAAGATGGATATGAAACTGAATGGTGATAATGTGGATGCATTAACTGCCCTGGTTCATAGAACTAAGGCTGAATCAGTAGGAAGACGTATGTGCGAAAAGTTGAAAGAATTGCTTCCTAAGCATCAGTTTGTCATTGCAATTCAAGCGGCGATTGGTGGAAAAATTATTGCGAGAGAAACTATTTCTGCAATGCGAAAGGATGTAACGGCCAAATGCTATGGTGGAGATATTTCCCGTAAAAGAAAATTATTGGAAAAACAAAAAGAAGGTAAGAAGAAAATGCGACAAATTGGTTCGGTTGAAGTCCCGCAGAAAGCCTTTCTCGACGTACTCAAATTAAATGATTAG
- a CDS encoding aminotransferase class I/II-fold pyridoxal phosphate-dependent enzyme produces the protein MKYRINLISDTVTKPTPAMLNAMLSADLGDDVFKEDPTVAALESKMAAMFSKEAGLFCPSGTMTNQIAIKAHTVPMDEMICETHSHVFQYEVGGYAFHSGIAVNPIPGINGKLNVSLVEGQIKAPMDWLPRTRLVVIENTCNRAGGQFYTENELRELSDFCKKNDLVFHCDGARVFNALLESHTNSQDYGEYFDSISICLSKGLGAPVGSVLVGTNEMIQRARRIRKVMGGGMRQAGIIAAAGIYALDHHIERLAIDHVHAKRIEIALKKCSFVKEIIPVQSNIVIFALKDHISPNEFIEILHQHDIHASAFGKNLVRFVTHLDIQEKMVEEVCFLLESI, from the coding sequence ATGAAATATCGGATAAACCTCATTAGTGACACAGTGACAAAGCCTACTCCGGCAATGCTAAATGCAATGCTTTCGGCCGATTTAGGTGATGATGTATTCAAAGAGGACCCGACTGTTGCTGCTTTAGAAAGTAAAATGGCTGCCATGTTTTCCAAAGAAGCTGGACTTTTCTGCCCTTCAGGTACTATGACGAATCAAATCGCCATCAAGGCCCACACCGTTCCTATGGATGAAATGATATGCGAGACACATTCGCATGTATTTCAATACGAGGTCGGCGGATATGCCTTCCATAGTGGTATTGCAGTGAACCCCATTCCTGGGATAAATGGAAAACTCAATGTGTCATTGGTTGAAGGTCAAATAAAAGCTCCCATGGATTGGTTGCCGAGGACGCGCCTGGTTGTGATAGAAAATACTTGCAATAGAGCCGGTGGCCAATTTTACACTGAAAATGAACTACGAGAATTATCTGACTTTTGTAAAAAAAATGACCTTGTTTTCCATTGTGATGGAGCGCGAGTTTTTAATGCTTTACTAGAAAGCCATACTAATAGTCAAGACTATGGCGAATATTTTGACAGCATTTCAATTTGTTTATCAAAAGGTCTAGGGGCTCCAGTGGGTTCCGTTTTGGTAGGTACCAATGAAATGATACAAAGAGCAAGGCGAATCAGGAAGGTGATGGGTGGTGGAATGAGACAGGCAGGAATAATTGCAGCAGCTGGAATCTATGCTCTGGATCATCATATCGAAAGACTAGCCATTGATCATGTCCATGCAAAACGTATAGAAATTGCTCTCAAGAAATGTAGTTTCGTAAAAGAAATCATCCCTGTCCAATCTAACATCGTCATCTTTGCACTCAAGGATCATATTTCTCCGAACGAATTCATTGAAATACTACATCAGCACGATATTCATGCTTCAGCATTTGGAAAAAATTTGGTGAGGTTCGTCACACATCTCGATATTCAAGAAAAAATGGTCGAAGAAGTGTGTTTTTTACTTGAATCTATTTAA
- a CDS encoding IS30 family transposase: MQIEKYKNLCHTITLDNGKENADHQTLAKALNTKIYFAHPYSAYERGCNENINGLIRQYLPKKSDFSMLKQTDLDRIESQINNRPRKKLGYKTPNEVFLNLVALKC; the protein is encoded by the coding sequence TTGCAAATTGAAAAATATAAAAACTTATGCCATACAATTACATTAGACAATGGAAAAGAAAATGCAGATCATCAAACATTGGCAAAAGCATTGAATACTAAGATATACTTTGCTCATCCATATTCCGCTTATGAAAGAGGTTGCAATGAAAATATCAATGGTTTAATACGACAATACTTGCCAAAAAAATCAGACTTTTCCATGCTCAAGCAAACTGACTTGGATCGAATTGAATCCCAAATAAATAATCGACCAAGAAAAAAATTAGGCTACAAAACACCAAATGAAGTATTTTTGAACCTTGTCGCACTTAAATGTTGA
- a CDS encoding IS30 family transposase: protein MYKQITYPQRVLIEQFKRQGMSIIQIAVELGYHRSTIYRELDRNSSPGSYKLYGSARAQDRSEQRAQGKGRKNKITSDLKSKVDQLLKIKWSPEQIEGRANIDKYERVSKECIYQYVYEDKRKGGDLWSNLRHSHRSRRRRKKYL from the coding sequence ATGTATAAACAAATCACCTACCCTCAAAGGGTATTAATTGAACAATTTAAAAGGCAAGGAATGAGCATTATTCAGATTGCTGTGGAATTAGGATATCATAGAAGCACTATATATCGGGAACTCGATAGAAACTCTTCACCTGGTTCATACAAGTTATATGGAAGCGCAAGAGCTCAGGATCGGAGTGAACAGAGAGCACAAGGAAAGGGAAGGAAGAATAAAATTACAAGCGATCTTAAAAGCAAAGTGGATCAATTACTTAAAATCAAGTGGAGCCCAGAGCAAATCGAAGGTCGAGCGAATATTGATAAGTATGAAAGGGTTAGTAAAGAGTGCATATATCAATATGTATATGAAGATAAAAGGAAAGGAGGTGATCTATGGAGTAATTTAAGACATTCCCACAGAAGTAGGCGAAGACGCAAAAAATACCTATAA
- the rpoC gene encoding DNA-directed RNA polymerase subunit beta', whose translation MSYKNKVFKQDQSFDKIAISLSSPDEILERSYGEILKPETINYRSYKPERDGLFCERIFGPVKDYECFCGKYKRIRYKGIVCDRCGVEVTEKKVRRERMGHIKLVVPVVHIWFFKSLPNKIGYLLGLSSKKLETIIYYERFVVIQPGMAGGNGVNNMDLLTEEEYFEILESLPKENQMLDDADPNKFVAKMGAEAIFDLFQKLQLDDLSFELRHQASTESSQQRKSEALKRLRVVEAFREGLNSRNNKPEWMIIQYLPVIPPELRPLVPLDGGRFASSDLNDLYRRVIIRNNRLKRLLEIKAPEVILRNEKRMLQEAVDSLFDNSRKSNAVKAEGGRALKSLSDILKGKQGRFRQNLLGKRVDYSGRSVIVVGPTLKLHECGIPKGMAAELFKPFIIRKLIERGVVKTVKSAKKLVDRKDPVIWDILENILKGHPVLLNRAPTLHRLSIQAFQPQLVEGKAIQLHPLVCGAFNADFDGDQMAVHVPLAHASILEAQLLMLAPHNMLNPQDGSPVTLPSQDMVLGLYYLTKEKIQEKDSKVRAYYSPEEVTIAFNERRVELHDAVKVMVNAENELGDLVPKLVKTTVGRVIFNRAVPESVPFVNELMTKKNLKQIIGDILARTNFAVTAKFLDEIKEKGFYWAFKAGLSFNLGDLIHPSVKNKTLEDAQREVDEIWDSYNMGLITNNERYNQIIDRWTYADNRITDNLMKELASHKGGFNSVYMMLHSGARGSKQQIKQLCGLRGLMAKPRKSGDTGSAIIENPILSNFQEGLSVLEYFISTHGARKGLADTALKTADAGYLTRRLVDVAQDVVIIEQDCNTLRGIETTALIDNDKVIENLSSRIQGRFTLHNVIHPESDEILLSAGDYIDEKSAINIEKLGIESVTIRSVLTCEARKGVCTKCYGKNLASGRIAEKGDAVGIIAAQSIGEPGTQLTLRTFHVGGVAAVSKAESELSAKFDGTVEFDGIRFSEFIDGGSKSRIVLSRSGEIKILDSTTKKLLSSAHVPYSSLLLVSEGQEVSKGEMLCSWDPFNALIISEFSGIVKFDSIEEGVTYRQERDDQTGFTEKVIIESKNKKKVPAISIVSPSGDELKNYALPVGAYLSVEDNDSISAGQKIGKIPRNISKVSDITGGLPRVTELFEARNPSNPAVVSEIDGIVFFGKIKRGNREIFVEDERTQQRRKYLIGLSKHILVQEGDFVRAGTPLSDGTTAPRDILNIKGIFAVQSYLVNGVQEVYRSQGININDKHIEVIVRQMMRWVQIEDPGDTTLLEGEPVDRWDFVNANDDIFDKKVISEAGESAKLKRGQLVTMRQIQEENSYLKRNDKKLVEYRDAIPATSSSLLLGITRASLGTSSWISAASFQETTKVLSSAAIAAKVDDLSGLKENVIIGKKIPAGTGSKRYNDLLVKSKMQLG comes from the coding sequence ATGTCATATAAAAATAAAGTCTTCAAACAAGATCAGTCTTTCGACAAGATTGCCATTAGCCTGAGTTCTCCGGATGAGATTTTGGAGAGATCATATGGTGAGATACTTAAGCCTGAGACAATCAACTACCGTTCATACAAACCGGAAAGAGACGGACTATTCTGCGAAAGAATTTTTGGTCCGGTAAAAGACTACGAGTGTTTCTGTGGTAAGTATAAAAGGATTCGATATAAAGGCATTGTCTGCGACCGTTGTGGTGTTGAAGTAACTGAAAAGAAGGTTCGTCGTGAGAGAATGGGGCACATCAAATTGGTAGTGCCTGTAGTTCATATTTGGTTTTTTAAATCTCTTCCTAATAAAATAGGATACTTGTTGGGTCTTTCATCCAAAAAATTGGAGACCATCATTTATTACGAGAGGTTTGTAGTCATTCAACCTGGAATGGCCGGAGGGAATGGTGTCAATAACATGGATTTGTTGACTGAGGAAGAGTATTTTGAAATATTGGAATCTCTCCCTAAGGAAAACCAAATGCTAGACGATGCAGATCCAAACAAATTTGTAGCAAAAATGGGTGCAGAAGCAATTTTTGATCTGTTCCAAAAATTGCAACTCGATGATCTTTCTTTCGAACTGCGCCACCAAGCATCCACAGAATCTTCCCAGCAAAGGAAATCTGAAGCTCTTAAAAGACTTCGTGTGGTAGAAGCATTCAGGGAAGGACTAAATAGCCGAAACAATAAACCGGAGTGGATGATCATCCAATATTTGCCGGTCATTCCACCTGAACTTAGACCTCTGGTGCCATTGGATGGTGGACGATTCGCTAGCTCAGATTTGAACGATTTATATCGCCGCGTTATCATACGCAACAATCGATTGAAAAGGCTATTGGAAATAAAAGCTCCTGAAGTGATCCTTAGAAATGAAAAAAGGATGTTGCAGGAAGCAGTGGATTCTTTATTTGACAACTCAAGAAAGTCCAATGCTGTGAAAGCTGAAGGAGGTCGAGCACTGAAATCATTGAGTGATATTCTCAAGGGAAAACAAGGACGTTTTCGTCAGAATCTACTCGGTAAAAGGGTGGACTACAGCGGTCGTTCTGTTATCGTGGTAGGTCCCACCTTGAAACTGCATGAATGCGGTATTCCAAAAGGAATGGCTGCAGAATTGTTCAAGCCATTTATCATCAGAAAACTCATCGAAAGAGGAGTCGTTAAAACTGTAAAATCTGCAAAAAAATTAGTGGACAGGAAGGATCCGGTAATCTGGGACATCCTGGAAAATATTCTAAAAGGGCATCCAGTTTTGCTCAACCGAGCTCCTACACTCCACAGACTTTCTATTCAAGCTTTCCAACCTCAACTCGTTGAAGGAAAAGCTATCCAACTTCACCCTTTGGTGTGTGGTGCGTTCAATGCGGATTTTGACGGAGACCAAATGGCTGTTCATGTGCCTCTGGCTCATGCATCAATCCTGGAAGCGCAGCTATTGATGCTGGCTCCCCATAATATGCTCAACCCACAGGATGGATCTCCTGTAACCTTGCCTTCTCAGGACATGGTATTAGGTTTGTATTATTTAACAAAAGAGAAAATACAAGAGAAAGACTCCAAAGTGAGAGCTTATTATTCACCGGAAGAGGTGACCATAGCTTTCAATGAAAGGAGGGTGGAATTGCACGATGCCGTAAAGGTGATGGTAAATGCTGAGAATGAGTTGGGCGATCTGGTTCCAAAATTAGTGAAAACAACAGTAGGTCGTGTGATATTCAACAGAGCTGTACCTGAATCTGTACCTTTTGTAAATGAATTAATGACCAAAAAGAATCTGAAGCAAATAATCGGAGATATTTTGGCCAGGACCAATTTTGCAGTGACTGCAAAGTTTCTGGATGAAATCAAAGAGAAAGGATTCTATTGGGCATTCAAAGCAGGATTATCTTTCAATCTGGGAGATTTGATACATCCTTCGGTAAAGAATAAAACTTTGGAGGACGCACAAAGAGAAGTTGACGAAATCTGGGATAGTTATAATATGGGTCTCATTACGAATAATGAGCGTTACAATCAGATTATCGACAGATGGACGTATGCTGACAACAGAATTACAGACAACCTAATGAAAGAACTTGCTTCTCATAAAGGTGGCTTCAACTCAGTATACATGATGCTTCATTCCGGGGCGCGTGGTTCTAAACAACAAATCAAGCAGCTCTGTGGTCTAAGAGGTCTGATGGCAAAGCCAAGGAAATCTGGAGACACGGGTTCTGCGATTATTGAAAATCCGATTTTATCAAACTTCCAGGAAGGCTTAAGTGTCTTGGAATATTTTATTTCTACTCACGGTGCTCGTAAAGGTCTTGCTGATACGGCATTGAAAACTGCTGATGCGGGTTATCTTACCAGAAGGTTGGTTGACGTGGCTCAGGATGTGGTAATAATTGAACAGGATTGCAATACTTTAAGAGGAATTGAGACCACAGCATTGATAGACAATGACAAAGTCATAGAGAACCTGTCTAGTAGGATACAGGGTAGGTTTACATTGCACAATGTAATTCATCCTGAATCGGATGAAATATTGCTTTCTGCAGGCGATTATATAGATGAAAAATCAGCTATCAACATTGAAAAACTTGGTATCGAATCTGTTACGATTCGTTCAGTTTTGACTTGTGAAGCTCGAAAAGGAGTTTGTACTAAGTGTTACGGTAAAAACCTCGCTTCTGGTAGAATCGCAGAAAAAGGAGATGCAGTCGGAATTATAGCAGCACAAAGTATCGGTGAACCTGGAACACAGCTGACCTTACGTACATTCCACGTGGGTGGTGTTGCGGCCGTTTCTAAAGCTGAATCAGAACTGAGTGCAAAGTTCGATGGTACTGTGGAGTTTGATGGAATTCGTTTTTCCGAATTCATCGATGGTGGCTCAAAATCAAGAATCGTTCTCTCCAGGTCAGGCGAGATTAAAATCCTTGACAGCACAACCAAGAAACTTTTATCAAGTGCTCACGTGCCATACTCTTCACTACTCTTGGTTTCAGAAGGTCAGGAAGTTTCAAAGGGAGAGATGTTGTGTAGCTGGGATCCATTCAATGCATTGATCATCTCCGAATTTTCTGGAATAGTAAAATTTGATTCCATTGAAGAAGGTGTGACTTATCGTCAAGAAAGAGACGATCAGACCGGATTCACTGAAAAGGTAATTATCGAGTCAAAAAATAAAAAGAAAGTACCGGCTATTTCTATTGTAAGCCCTTCGGGAGATGAGTTAAAAAACTATGCCCTTCCCGTAGGAGCTTATCTATCAGTAGAAGATAATGATTCGATTTCTGCTGGTCAGAAAATCGGTAAAATTCCGAGAAATATCAGTAAAGTATCTGATATCACGGGTGGTTTGCCACGAGTAACTGAATTGTTTGAAGCTAGAAATCCTTCAAATCCGGCAGTAGTATCTGAAATTGATGGAATCGTATTCTTTGGTAAAATCAAGCGCGGTAACCGTGAAATCTTTGTGGAAGATGAGCGAACACAACAGAGAAGAAAATATCTGATAGGCTTGTCCAAACACATATTGGTTCAGGAAGGAGATTTTGTACGAGCTGGTACGCCATTATCCGATGGAACTACAGCACCTAGAGATATACTTAATATCAAAGGAATATTCGCTGTACAATCCTATTTGGTAAATGGAGTCCAAGAGGTGTACCGTTCACAAGGTATCAATATCAATGACAAACACATTGAAGTGATCGTTAGACAAATGATGCGTTGGGTACAAATAGAAGATCCGGGAGATACTACATTATTAGAAGGAGAGCCCGTAGATCGTTGGGATTTTGTGAATGCAAATGACGATATTTTTGACAAAAAAGTGATTTCTGAAGCGGGAGAATCTGCTAAATTGAAACGCGGGCAATTGGTAACCATGCGCCAAATCCAGGAAGAAAATTCTTACCTAAAGCGTAACGATAAAAAATTGGTAGAATATCGGGATGCTATTCCTGCAACTTCCAGTTCGTTATTGCTTGGTATTACAAGGGCTTCATTGGGTACAAGTAGTTGGATTTCAGCAGCTTCGTTCCAGGAAACTACCAAAGTCTTGAGTTCAGCCGCTATTGCAGCAAAAGTTGATGATCTTTCAGGTTTGAAAGAAAACGTAATTATTGGTAAGAAAATCCCTGCAGGTACTGGCTCAAAGCGATACAATGATTTGTTGGTTAAATCCAAAATGCAGCTGGGGTAA